One genomic segment of Burkholderia pyrrocinia includes these proteins:
- a CDS encoding branched-chain amino acid ABC transporter permease, producing the protein MRSRALAGLARWALFVACVALPAWLWPHGAVLGYLAQTAALVVLALSYNLQLGTTGLLSFGHAAFAGLGAFAAAHWFNRFGGPLPLLPLVGGVAGAGFGCVAGLLATRRSGTAFAMITLGLGECVAAAAWSVPAWFGGIGGVPIDRASGTPWGNWHFGAPAHAYAVIAAWCVVSAWAMHALTRTPLARLANAVRDNPARVAALGTDPRRVRLAMVTCASFFAGVAGTLTLIDVEIAAPDSVSMARSATVLIAAVIGGTGAFFGPAAGAAVLTALSVVVAGVSRAWALYLGVLFVVIVVAAPRGIAGIAQAFAHALRRGVPAAERWRLLCGVGACVFWGVAIVCAAELGYAWRFAQDDGTGLAFGAWGIDADTPSGWAVACSAAGIGTLLWGWRARLMQGAQSGKREDGR; encoded by the coding sequence ATGCGTAGCCGCGCGCTCGCCGGCTTGGCGCGCTGGGCACTGTTCGTCGCGTGCGTCGCGCTGCCCGCATGGCTGTGGCCGCACGGCGCGGTGCTCGGTTATCTCGCGCAGACGGCCGCGCTCGTCGTGCTCGCGCTGTCGTACAACCTGCAGCTCGGCACGACCGGGCTGCTGTCGTTCGGACACGCGGCGTTCGCGGGCCTCGGCGCCTTCGCGGCCGCGCACTGGTTCAACCGCTTCGGCGGCCCGCTGCCGCTGTTGCCGCTCGTCGGCGGCGTCGCCGGCGCGGGTTTCGGTTGCGTCGCCGGGCTGCTCGCGACGCGTCGTTCAGGCACCGCGTTCGCGATGATCACGCTCGGGCTCGGCGAATGCGTCGCGGCCGCCGCGTGGAGCGTGCCCGCGTGGTTCGGCGGCATCGGCGGCGTGCCGATCGACCGCGCAAGCGGCACGCCGTGGGGCAACTGGCATTTCGGCGCGCCGGCGCACGCGTATGCGGTGATCGCCGCGTGGTGCGTCGTGTCGGCGTGGGCCATGCACGCGCTGACGCGCACGCCGCTCGCGCGGCTCGCGAACGCGGTGCGCGACAACCCGGCGCGCGTCGCCGCGCTCGGCACCGATCCGCGCCGCGTGCGACTCGCGATGGTCACCTGCGCGTCGTTCTTCGCGGGCGTTGCCGGCACGCTGACGCTGATCGACGTCGAAATCGCGGCGCCCGACAGCGTGTCGATGGCGCGCTCAGCGACCGTGCTGATCGCCGCGGTGATCGGCGGCACCGGCGCGTTCTTCGGGCCGGCGGCCGGCGCCGCCGTGCTGACCGCGCTGAGCGTCGTCGTCGCGGGCGTGTCGCGCGCGTGGGCGCTGTATCTCGGCGTGCTGTTCGTCGTGATCGTCGTGGCCGCGCCGCGCGGGATCGCGGGCATCGCGCAAGCGTTCGCGCATGCGTTGCGGCGCGGCGTGCCGGCGGCCGAGCGGTGGCGCCTGTTGTGCGGCGTCGGCGCGTGCGTGTTCTGGGGCGTCGCGATCGTCTGCGCGGCCGAGCTCGGTTATGCGTGGCGCTTCGCGCAGGACGACGGCACGGGCCTCGCGTTCGGCGCGTGGGGCATCGACGCCGATACGCCGTCCGGCTGGGCCGTCGCGTGCTCGGCGGCCGGTATCGGCACGCTGCTGTGGGGCTGGCGCGCGCGGCTCATGCAGGGTGCGCAGTCCGGCAAGCGGGAGGACGGGCGATGA
- a CDS encoding branched-chain amino acid ABC transporter permease: MHAFALQAFNGLSYGLLLFMLSAGLTLIFSVQGVLNFAHASFYMLGAYVGYSIAARAGFWPALVLAPLAVGLLGAGCERALLRRVQARGHTSELLLTFGLAYLIGEGAKLLWGLAPLPAPVPPLFDGAPVTVFGLALPRYRLFMMGMSAAMLVALGALLRVSRIGLVVRAALTHRAAVEALGYDVPRLMTALFGAGTALAALAGVIGAPLAVIEPALAETVGSVVFAVVVIGGLGSLGGAFTASLAVGFAQTFAAASDTSLRDLAQWAGVALPDSVAAVSIAQLAPLVPYLLLVVVLVARPRGLFGERADA; encoded by the coding sequence GTGCACGCGTTCGCGCTCCAGGCCTTCAACGGCCTCAGCTACGGCTTGCTGCTGTTCATGCTGTCGGCGGGCCTCACGCTGATCTTCAGCGTGCAGGGCGTGCTCAACTTCGCGCATGCGAGCTTCTACATGCTCGGCGCGTATGTCGGCTACAGCATCGCGGCGCGCGCGGGCTTCTGGCCCGCGCTCGTGCTCGCGCCGCTCGCGGTCGGGCTGCTCGGCGCCGGCTGCGAACGCGCTCTGCTGCGCCGCGTGCAGGCGCGCGGCCATACGAGCGAGCTGCTGCTGACCTTCGGCCTCGCCTACCTGATCGGCGAGGGCGCGAAACTGCTGTGGGGGCTCGCGCCACTGCCGGCGCCCGTGCCGCCGCTGTTCGACGGCGCGCCCGTGACCGTATTCGGCCTCGCGTTGCCGCGTTACCGGCTGTTCATGATGGGGATGTCCGCGGCGATGCTGGTCGCGCTTGGCGCGCTGCTGCGCGTGTCGCGCATCGGGCTCGTCGTGCGTGCGGCGCTCACGCATCGCGCGGCCGTCGAGGCGCTCGGCTACGACGTGCCGCGCTTGATGACGGCGTTGTTCGGCGCGGGCACCGCGCTCGCGGCGCTGGCCGGCGTGATCGGCGCGCCGCTGGCGGTGATCGAACCCGCGCTGGCCGAGACCGTCGGGTCGGTCGTGTTCGCGGTCGTCGTGATCGGCGGGCTCGGCTCGCTCGGCGGCGCGTTCACCGCGTCGCTCGCGGTCGGTTTCGCGCAAACCTTCGCGGCCGCGAGCGACACGTCGCTGCGCGACCTCGCGCAATGGGCCGGCGTCGCGCTGCCCGACAGCGTGGCCGCGGTGTCGATCGCGCAGCTGGCGCCGCTGGTGCCGTACCTGCTGCTCGTCGTGGTGCTGGTCGCACGGCCGCGCGGGCTGTTCGGCGAGCGTGCCGATGCGTAG
- a CDS encoding acyl-CoA thioesterase, with translation MSDKPQPRPRDTYRHFLPITTRWMDNDVYGHVNNVVYYSYFDTVVNEYLIRAGVLDVEHGQTIGLVVETQCNYFAPLVFPQSVDAGLRVAKLGTSSVRYEVGLFAQGDASPAAQGHFVHVYVDRGTRRPVPLPDALRAALDPLAA, from the coding sequence ATGTCCGACAAGCCGCAGCCGCGTCCGCGCGACACCTACCGCCACTTCCTGCCGATCACGACCCGCTGGATGGACAACGACGTCTACGGGCACGTGAACAATGTCGTCTACTACAGCTACTTCGACACCGTCGTGAACGAGTACCTGATCCGCGCGGGCGTGCTCGACGTCGAGCACGGGCAGACGATCGGGCTGGTCGTCGAAACGCAGTGCAACTACTTCGCGCCGCTCGTGTTTCCGCAGTCGGTCGACGCGGGGCTGCGCGTCGCGAAGCTCGGCACGTCGAGCGTTCGCTACGAGGTCGGACTGTTCGCGCAAGGCGACGCGTCGCCCGCCGCGCAGGGGCATTTCGTGCACGTGTACGTCGATCGCGGCACGCGCCGCCCCGTGCCGCTGCCCGATGCGCTGCGCGCCGCGCTCGACCCGCTCGCGGCCTGA